A stretch of DNA from Deinococcus humi:
CATTTTTCTTGCCCCGGTCCACCGTCAGGTGGTACCGCTGGCCCTGCTGGTGTGCGGCGCGCTCCAGGCCCTGCATCAGGCCGAAGAGGGTCCGAACGAAGGGATCACGTTGCAAGGCCCCGACCTTCTTCCGGGAGATGTCCTTTGTCAGCCAGGGTTCCAGCGTGATGGCCAGATCGGCCTCCGGCTGCTGGATCATGACCTGCTGACGTTCGAGGGACAGGGCATTCAGGTGATAGGTCACCTCGTAGGCCTCCACGACTTGCAGGGTGGCCTTCAGCCACCCCAGATGCCGGTCGCGCAGGCGCGGCGTGCCATCCCGTTCCATCCAGAACACCTCATCGCCGCTCCATAGTTCCGCCGCGTGCAGTTCAGGCAGGCCACCCGCCGCCAGCCGTGCCCGCTCCGTCCGCTGACGGGAGGTCCGGTCCTGAAAGGCACATCCTGGATCCAGGATTGGATAGCCGATGGCGTTCATCTCCCGGAGAATTCTCCGGCGCAGGGCGGTCAGCGCCCGCTCAACGGCGTACCGGTGCTTGTCTGCAACCACCACAGCACCCAGCAGGATGTGGCCGCCCATCTCGGATTCGTCGACAGAAATATGGGTGGTCTTCATGGGGCGCGTCCTGGATTCCGCTGTGAACTCTAGCGCAAGCCCGGCTTCCTTTTTGCACGCCTTCTGCCGGACAACTCAGGCGGTTGCTCCGGCACTGCCCAGCGAGAGCATTTTGGAAGACACGAAGGCCGGTGGACGAGGATGGGGCTGGTGGGCTGACCTTCTTGAAAGCAAAAGAAAGCGGCCCGAAGACCGCGCTGAACGATCAATGCTCTGTGCTGTCTGCTTGGACGGCGCAAAGACGAGCTACCGAGTGGAGACGCTGTAATAGACGACGGCGGGAATGGACACGGGGGGAATGTGAGGGCACAGCGGAGCGTTCGAGTGGTGTGACAGGGGTAGGTCCCTGCTTGTACCAGCAGCGCGTGGCTGGCCTGTCGTAAATGAATCAACTGAGCAGGCACGCCTGTGGAATGCTGGTGCGTGTCTTTCTCCTTGCCCTTGCTGTCCCTGCCGTTGATGGCCATTCTGTGCTTCGCTATGGGAACTCCTGCGGGGGATGGCGCCTTGAAGACGGAGTTGTCCACGAGACCGGGCCTGAAAGCAGGCGAGGTCCTTGTCGAGGCACACCTGACCAATCCACAGCGCGTGCCCGTGCGACTGACCTGGAAGAGCAGCCCCGGGCAAGGCTGCCTGAGCATTCACGTCCGAGTTTTGAAGGCTGGATCACGGGAAGTGGTGTATCCGAACGCCATGGTCCACCGGTCATCCTGTGCCGTGAAGGTGCGGGAGCAGGTCCTGGCCGCTAGGCAAGTCATCCATCATGGGCGGGTCCTGGTGCTGCCGCCTGGCCGGTATGCCGTGGAAGTCCGGATCCCAGGAGTCGACTCTGCCATGAATGACTCCAGTGCTGGCTACGTGATGGTGACTGCGCCCTGAGACGCTCAACTCGTTCAATGTCATGGTCATGCTCAACAATCCACCGCCGCGGAGTGCATAGCCTTGACCCAGCCTGTATCTGACAGGTTCTGGCAAGTTAATTGGCGAAGGGCCGAGTGGGTCAGTGGCCGTCTGAAGTTTAGACGGCCACATCAACCGCGTGTTGCCATGCCCGGTGGGCACAATTCTGGTTTGATCTTC
This window harbors:
- a CDS encoding DUF3800 domain-containing protein, translated to MKTTHISVDESEMGGHILLGAVVVADKHRYAVERALTALRRRILREMNAIGYPILDPGCAFQDRTSRQRTERARLAAGGLPELHAAELWSGDEVFWMERDGTPRLRDRHLGWLKATLQVVEAYEVTYHLNALSLERQQVMIQQPEADLAITLEPWLTKDISRKKVGALQRDPFVRTLFGLMQGLERAAHQQGQRYHLTVDRGKKNEMFRSFDTFSTLKPHGSWQRMESIHFEHSHDAVLVQLADAVTYVEAKATWLAHEHLDRALAVRLRQQYLRRAYRPLPPVEGNTRLDGFFAAPTRAYTELMAMLTEMALLHCGGTAASLPERRAGLAQIMARYPEVFQGVLRP